In Pseudocalidococcus azoricus BACA0444, a single genomic region encodes these proteins:
- the cofH gene encoding 7,8-didemethyl-8-hydroxy-5-deazariboflavin synthase subunit CofH, with the protein MSSLLTPAPDALTRPTAQELERVADVLTQALAGNPLTPQAGEFLIGFATSAPEDFAQLSPGLVHIQEAADQLRQKLVGNTVTYVINRNINFTNICEQHCGFCAFRRDADTPGAYWLDLEEILRKAGEAVTLGATEICLQGGLNPQAQANGSTLDYYATIIRELKSAFPNLHLHAFSPQEIEFIARQDDRSFEAVLTHLQAEGLDSLPGTAAEVLVDRVRQIICPEKLNTQTWLEIITTAHRLGLSTTSTLLCGHIETPAEQIQHLSHLRQLQQTALANHYPGRITEFILLPYVGEQAPPALRKRVGRSQPDLLQTLVLTAVARLYLGEWIPNHQPSWVKLGLEGAKTALAWGCNDLGGTLMEEHITTMAGAKGGTGLTPQELQVAITSLGRPAQQRTTLYHPLGDPIHGSLG; encoded by the coding sequence ATGTCATCTCTGCTCACTCCTGCCCCTGATGCGCTTACCAGGCCCACTGCCCAAGAACTAGAACGGGTTGCGGACGTTTTAACTCAAGCCTTGGCCGGAAACCCCCTGACACCCCAGGCCGGAGAGTTTTTAATCGGGTTTGCAACCTCTGCTCCTGAAGATTTTGCTCAACTATCCCCAGGCCTGGTGCACATTCAAGAGGCCGCAGATCAACTCCGGCAAAAGCTGGTGGGCAACACTGTTACTTATGTGATTAACCGGAATATCAACTTCACCAATATCTGTGAGCAACACTGTGGATTCTGTGCCTTTCGCCGCGATGCGGATACACCTGGAGCCTACTGGTTAGATTTAGAGGAAATTTTACGCAAAGCGGGGGAAGCTGTTACTTTGGGAGCGACGGAAATTTGTCTCCAGGGCGGTTTGAATCCCCAAGCCCAGGCCAACGGTTCAACCCTGGACTACTACGCCACCATCATTCGCGAGTTGAAGTCCGCCTTTCCCAATCTCCACTTACACGCCTTTTCCCCCCAAGAAATTGAGTTTATTGCCCGTCAAGATGACCGGAGTTTTGAGGCTGTTCTCACCCATCTCCAGGCCGAGGGTTTGGATTCCTTACCCGGAACGGCGGCGGAAGTCTTGGTGGATCGGGTTCGGCAGATCATTTGTCCCGAAAAACTCAATACCCAAACCTGGCTGGAGATTATCACCACGGCCCACCGCCTCGGCTTATCCACGACTAGCACCCTGCTGTGCGGCCACATCGAAACCCCGGCCGAGCAAATTCAACATCTGTCCCATCTGCGCCAACTCCAACAAACCGCCCTCGCAAACCACTACCCTGGGCGAATTACGGAATTTATTTTGCTGCCCTATGTAGGAGAACAGGCCCCGCCCGCCTTACGGAAACGAGTCGGCCGCTCTCAACCCGATCTACTACAGACCCTGGTTTTAACAGCCGTGGCTCGCTTGTATTTAGGAGAATGGATTCCCAATCATCAACCCAGTTGGGTCAAACTTGGCCTGGAGGGGGCAAAAACGGCCTTGGCCTGGGGCTGTAATGATCTCGGTGGCACCCTGATGGAAGAACACATTACGACCATGGCGGGGGCCAAAGGCGGCACAGGCTTAACTCCCCAGGAACTTCAAGTGGCCATTACCAGTCTTGGGCGGCCGGCCCAACAACGCACCACCCTCTATCACCCCCTAGGAGACCCGATTCATGGCTCGCTTGGCTAA